One Bacteroidetes Order II. bacterium genomic region harbors:
- a CDS encoding efflux RND transporter permease subunit: protein MIADWAVKNRITVLVLTVLLTIWGFYAYFSVPKEAQPSIKIPNIFVTVVYPGVSPDDMEALVSQPLEREIQSISGIKELRSTSGEGVTSVNIQFEPNVPIEDAYQKVRDRVNIAKSKLPSDIQEPIVREINISELPVITVNLAAGYSLSKLKDVADKLKDEFEGVPGVLEVELIGALEREMQINVDLAKLQSYNLSFQDVAGAIQGENLTIPGGSVDVDRLNYLVRVNGEMKSEAQLENLIVKVPEPQGPIARPSPIYLRDVADVTYGFKDRTTYSRLRIIHPDEGGVGGTVKSKDGKPLQVISLQVKKRSGANIIETVDGLKEKIKTANLPNGTFVVYTGDNSEFVRNLVEELQNNLVAGIFFVVMALVFFLGIRASMLVAISIPLSMLMSFAVFQVMGLTLNFIVLFSLIIALGLLADNAIVVVENIYRFREMGYEKFEAARLATREVTGPVIYATLTTLAAFFPMLFWPGVIGKFMSYLPLTLIITLSTSLFVALVMNPVITAYLVRLDNEPKAIPPKWINYVTYIAVSSLTILMLIINWVTVPVLIALSLLLFTFTRYFLVPVSDFIINKQFPRYLVKYKGWLELMMQRDYQVKYALLRNTFTLTSFTLGFILLIVGSLLTIGEPVYGGFTLAQVVFMLPAGIIFLIGVLGIFFHTFEIMIRGGKTTIALSWKTAIAMLVVFLIAWLRTDFEKPDASEQLVRTALSLSITPILMLIFGIIGFVLKSERPLILTDNRAIVLNLTFGLFFGIFMVYAIAPTGVAFFPSTDPRQVTVNLQGGIGTNVQTSNKMAQKAESKIERLINKDPLAAENIKNYQTGVGTAGGQESFFGGGGSPQNSFVTINMVDYGDRGESSKNTLTKLRDVVRSIPGALLKFTAPSNGPPTGAPVNIEVSGPDFDEIVRISHDLKFKLSRAAEKKQIDGLVDVRDNLNSGRPEVRVKIDRERAQQYKLSTGQIASTIRSAINGTEASKFRDGEDEYDITVRLRPEDRSALESIQNLTLPVNVGGNPNNRRQLPLSAVATLEVGAGLGSITRLDGRRVVTVSGDAAPGYSGPEVLSKVTTFLADYKVKKGYVLNFTGENKDQQESFGFLSIALFMGVALIFLLLVMEFRNIRGPLVIMIGMGLSLIGVMLGLILTRSPFGLMTFIALISLSGLVVNHTIVLIDFALKREEEGETSHDAIIEAGVIRTRPIFLTIITSVIGLFPLVFGLNIDFVGLFTHADPGFQFGSENGQFWLPMNVALISGSIFSIFLTLYVAPVMYNAFTSIANRVVAGFKVIETAEPFHPGVSGDGAVKMDRGTQVVDKSV, encoded by the coding sequence ATGATTGCAGACTGGGCCGTTAAAAACCGCATTACCGTTCTCGTGTTGACGGTTTTGCTTACCATCTGGGGCTTCTATGCCTATTTCTCCGTTCCGAAGGAAGCCCAACCCTCTATCAAAATCCCTAACATTTTTGTTACGGTTGTGTATCCGGGTGTAAGTCCCGACGATATGGAGGCCTTGGTTTCACAGCCATTAGAGCGTGAAATACAAAGCATCAGTGGAATCAAGGAACTACGCTCCACCTCCGGCGAAGGGGTTACATCGGTCAATATCCAATTTGAACCCAATGTACCCATCGAAGATGCTTATCAAAAGGTGCGCGACCGGGTGAATATCGCAAAATCCAAATTACCTTCCGATATTCAAGAACCTATTGTTCGGGAAATCAACATCTCGGAATTGCCTGTTATCACCGTTAACCTCGCCGCAGGGTATTCCTTGTCAAAATTAAAAGATGTTGCAGACAAATTAAAAGACGAATTTGAGGGCGTACCAGGTGTTTTGGAAGTTGAGTTGATTGGCGCATTGGAGCGAGAAATGCAAATTAATGTAGACCTTGCAAAACTGCAATCGTATAACCTCTCCTTTCAAGATGTCGCTGGTGCTATTCAGGGAGAAAACCTAACCATTCCGGGAGGGTCGGTGGACGTAGATCGCCTCAACTACCTTGTTCGGGTGAATGGTGAAATGAAGAGTGAAGCCCAATTGGAAAACCTGATCGTTAAAGTCCCCGAACCACAAGGCCCCATTGCCCGCCCATCACCAATTTATTTGCGCGATGTAGCCGATGTAACCTACGGATTTAAAGACCGTACCACCTATTCTCGACTTCGCATCATTCATCCCGATGAAGGGGGCGTGGGCGGAACCGTCAAATCAAAAGATGGGAAACCCTTGCAAGTGATTTCGCTTCAGGTAAAAAAGCGTTCTGGCGCAAACATCATCGAGACAGTGGATGGCCTGAAAGAGAAAATTAAAACCGCCAACCTACCCAACGGTACATTTGTGGTTTATACCGGCGACAATTCCGAGTTCGTCCGCAATTTGGTGGAAGAACTTCAAAACAACTTGGTAGCAGGGATTTTCTTTGTGGTGATGGCCTTGGTCTTTTTCTTAGGAATTCGTGCTTCTATGCTGGTGGCTATTTCGATTCCACTTTCCATGCTTATGAGTTTCGCCGTTTTCCAAGTCATGGGACTCACCCTTAACTTTATCGTCCTATTTAGCCTGATCATTGCCTTAGGTCTTTTGGCAGACAATGCCATTGTGGTGGTAGAAAATATTTACCGCTTCCGAGAAATGGGGTACGAAAAATTTGAGGCTGCTCGTTTGGCAACCCGTGAAGTAACAGGGCCCGTTATTTATGCCACCCTTACTACCCTAGCGGCTTTTTTCCCCATGCTGTTTTGGCCAGGTGTGATCGGCAAGTTTATGAGCTACTTGCCCTTGACCCTCATTATCACCCTCTCCACATCGCTGTTTGTAGCATTGGTCATGAATCCAGTCATTACCGCTTACTTGGTTCGCTTAGACAATGAACCAAAAGCGATTCCACCCAAGTGGATCAATTATGTCACCTACATTGCCGTTTCCTCTCTAACGATTCTGATGCTCATTATTAATTGGGTAACGGTACCGGTCTTAATCGCTCTCTCCTTGTTGCTTTTCACCTTTACCCGTTATTTCTTGGTCCCCGTTAGCGATTTTATTATTAATAAGCAGTTTCCACGATATTTGGTAAAGTATAAAGGGTGGCTTGAACTAATGATGCAACGGGATTATCAGGTAAAATATGCCCTCTTACGAAATACCTTTACCTTAACAAGTTTTACCCTTGGGTTTATTTTACTTATTGTGGGCTCTCTACTCACGATCGGAGAACCAGTCTATGGCGGGTTTACCCTTGCACAAGTGGTTTTCATGTTGCCCGCCGGGATCATTTTTCTAATAGGGGTTTTGGGAATCTTCTTTCATACCTTCGAGATCATGATTCGCGGCGGAAAAACCACCATTGCCCTCAGCTGGAAAACGGCGATCGCCATGTTGGTGGTATTTTTAATTGCTTGGTTACGTACCGATTTTGAAAAACCTGATGCCAGCGAGCAATTAGTTAGAACGGCCTTATCCCTATCTATCACCCCCATTTTAATGCTCATTTTTGGTATTATTGGGTTTGTTTTAAAATCTGAACGGCCTTTGATTCTTACGGATAACCGCGCCATTGTCCTCAACCTAACCTTTGGATTGTTCTTTGGCATCTTTATGGTGTATGCGATCGCACCAACGGGCGTCGCATTTTTCCCTTCTACCGATCCCCGCCAAGTGACCGTAAACCTACAAGGAGGAATTGGCACCAATGTCCAGACCAGTAATAAGATGGCACAAAAGGCGGAATCAAAAATTGAACGTCTGATCAATAAGGATCCGCTCGCTGCCGAAAACATAAAAAACTATCAGACTGGCGTCGGTACTGCTGGCGGACAAGAATCATTTTTTGGCGGGGGGGGAAGCCCACAAAACTCATTTGTCACCATTAATATGGTGGATTATGGAGATCGGGGAGAATCCTCAAAGAACACGCTCACAAAACTTCGTGACGTGGTCAGAAGTATTCCTGGTGCATTGTTAAAGTTTACGGCTCCCAGCAACGGACCACCTACTGGTGCGCCTGTCAATATAGAAGTTTCTGGTCCGGATTTTGACGAGATTGTCCGGATTAGTCATGATTTGAAGTTTAAACTAAGCCGTGCCGCCGAGAAAAAACAAATTGATGGTCTGGTAGACGTGCGGGATAACCTCAATTCGGGACGCCCAGAAGTACGTGTTAAGATAGACCGTGAACGGGCACAACAATACAAGTTATCTACGGGCCAAATTGCAAGCACTATTAGGAGCGCCATCAATGGTACAGAAGCCAGTAAATTCCGGGACGGCGAAGATGAGTATGACATCACCGTTAGACTCCGCCCCGAAGACCGAAGTGCACTTGAAAGCATCCAAAATTTAACCCTACCCGTCAACGTGGGCGGAAATCCCAATAACCGCCGACAACTACCGCTTTCGGCTGTTGCTACACTTGAAGTGGGCGCCGGATTAGGCTCAATTACCCGATTAGATGGCCGCCGCGTGGTAACCGTTTCAGGGGATGCCGCTCCTGGATATAGCGGACCCGAGGTTTTGAGTAAAGTCACGACTTTTCTGGCCGATTACAAGGTAAAAAAAGGGTATGTCCTGAATTTTACCGGGGAGAATAAAGACCAACAAGAAAGTTTTGGCTTTCTTTCTATCGCTCTTTTTATGGGCGTTGCCTTGATTTTTCTTCTTCTGGTTATGGAATTCAGAAATATCCGAGGTCCATTGGTCATCATGATCGGTATGGGCCTTTCCCTTATTGGCGTTATGCTTGGTCTTATTCTGACCCGATCTCCTTTTGGATTAATGACCTTTATCGCCTTGATTAGTTTATCAGGACTTGTGGTTAACCACACGATCGTTCTGATTGACTTCGCCCTAAAAAGAGAAGAAGAAGGCGAAACTTCGCACGATGCCATCATTGAGGCGGGCGTCATCCGAACCCGCCCCATCTTTTTGACCATTATCACTTCGGTTATTGGGTTGTTCCCTTTGGTTTTTGGCTTAAATATTGACTTTGTGGGCCTTTTCACCCATGCCGATCCAGGCTTTCAGTTTGGCTCCGAAAATGGTCAATTTTGGCTCCCGATGAACGTAGCGCTGATCAGTGGTTCCATTTTCTCCATTTTCCTCACCCTATATGTGGCTCCAGTAATGTACAATGCCTTTACCTCCATTGCGAATCGGGTGGTAGCAGGCTTTAAAGTTATTGAAACAGCCGAACCCTTCCATCCTGGAGTCAGCGGCGATGGTGCCGTAAAAATGGATAGGGGAACCCAAGTGGTAGACAAGTCCGTTTAA
- a CDS encoding CoA transferase: MTAKLPLSGILILDFTHVIMGPACSQILADMGAEVIHIEPPHGNSTRYLSGMGAGYFPFYSRNKKSLAIDIKHPTGREIVYALIKKADVLVENFGPGTMSRLGYGYQDAAAINNRLVYTELKGFLSGPYENRQAMDELIQMMSGIAYMTGPPGQPLRAGISVVDIAGGMFAAMGTLLALYERKETGTGKHVKSALFESAVYMMGQFMAASAILQQPMPPMPARTNAWSIYNSFRTADDQIVFLAIISEKHWERFCKAFDKEDWLKNEELNTNNKRLDSPWFFNEITRLISNLTKNEVLEKCTLFDLPFAPVNTTEDLFLDPHLNAGDGMLHTQLPHNLSANLPRLPFEYGDQTFGLRYHPPTIGEHTFEVLNSVGIGFAQLELLILDGIIAGS, encoded by the coding sequence ATGACGGCCAAACTCCCTCTTTCGGGCATTTTAATCTTAGATTTTACCCACGTTATTATGGGCCCTGCCTGTTCGCAAATATTAGCGGACATGGGTGCAGAAGTGATCCATATTGAGCCACCACACGGAAATAGTACCCGGTATTTAAGTGGTATGGGTGCTGGTTATTTCCCCTTTTATAGCCGAAATAAAAAAAGTCTGGCCATAGATATCAAGCATCCTACTGGCAGAGAAATCGTGTATGCCCTCATTAAAAAAGCAGATGTACTGGTAGAAAACTTCGGCCCTGGGACTATGAGCCGTTTAGGTTATGGCTATCAGGACGCCGCTGCCATCAACAACCGCTTGGTCTATACAGAACTCAAAGGTTTCTTGTCTGGACCCTATGAAAATAGGCAGGCCATGGATGAACTGATTCAGATGATGAGTGGAATTGCCTATATGACAGGCCCTCCCGGACAACCACTTCGGGCGGGAATTTCGGTTGTGGATATCGCTGGTGGCATGTTTGCCGCAATGGGTACTTTACTGGCACTCTATGAAAGAAAAGAAACAGGCACCGGAAAGCATGTTAAAAGCGCCCTTTTCGAGTCGGCGGTGTATATGATGGGGCAATTTATGGCGGCTTCGGCCATCTTACAACAACCGATGCCTCCGATGCCCGCCCGTACCAATGCGTGGAGTATTTATAATTCTTTTCGTACAGCCGATGATCAAATAGTTTTCTTGGCCATTATTTCCGAAAAGCATTGGGAACGATTTTGTAAAGCTTTCGATAAGGAAGACTGGCTCAAAAACGAAGAACTAAATACCAATAACAAGCGCTTAGACTCACCTTGGTTCTTCAATGAGATTACCCGCTTAATTTCTAATCTGACCAAGAATGAGGTTTTGGAGAAATGTACTTTATTTGATTTGCCTTTTGCTCCTGTCAACACAACAGAAGACCTTTTCTTAGACCCACACCTTAATGCTGGTGACGGTATGCTACACACCCAACTTCCACACAACCTTTCAGCAAACCTACCACGCTTACCCTTTGAATATGGAGATCAAACATTTGGACTGAGATATCACCCACCAACCATTGGTGAGCATACGTTCGAGGTATTAAACTCTGTGGGAATAGGATTCGCGCAACTGGAGCTTTTGATTTTAGATGGAATTATCGCGGGTAGTTAA
- a CDS encoding SusE domain-containing protein — MKLIKIHVYVLALFALVGISRAQVGGSIDFDLKAGDQALRSVESNLKGGDTHNVEVHASNVTNAIAFEIKVSFDNTFFTYTAQTIGLKGTKSNQANLLTQNGGTIFNGAGLEIITTSGTKTTITLSVALNSASQTSNSVTGGGFLANIPLSINSGVATGKSGTVTLEELTILDKAFAATTINPAISGTVKVNGAPTQTSITSPANGAQVTVAGQPTDTISPTWSASTDPDGKAVSYTWQLATDAAFTTILNSATTADTKVTLTFKQVDDILAAAGVAKGGKVTVYHRANASDGVNTTLGTAATVELTRGVVNARPSAIAGLIPTNDATVVVEGAPTSTLTVSWNAATDAENDPLKYTWQLSTDPTFPLGSATYVKDAASATSFSITTGDLNALLKNTFKIAGGATATFYHRVLVNDGVNSAVASNSNKVNFKRGPVTATEGEVELPAEFAVKGNYPNPFNPSTKISFDLPGNALVGIQVYDIQGRLVMEMPKMAFQGGANQTMNVNAASLQSGTYLYRVTAELTTGKVTQMGRMTLLK; from the coding sequence ATGAAATTGATCAAGATTCACGTATATGTACTGGCACTTTTTGCTTTGGTTGGGATCAGCCGCGCACAGGTCGGAGGCTCTATTGACTTTGATTTGAAAGCAGGTGATCAAGCCTTGCGAAGTGTTGAAAGCAACCTCAAAGGTGGAGATACCCACAATGTTGAGGTACATGCTTCCAATGTGACCAATGCCATTGCATTCGAGATCAAGGTCTCGTTTGATAATACGTTTTTCACCTACACAGCGCAAACAATTGGTCTGAAAGGGACGAAGTCCAACCAGGCGAATCTCTTAACGCAAAATGGTGGGACGATTTTCAACGGTGCTGGTCTCGAAATAATTACAACCAGTGGAACCAAAACAACGATTACCCTTTCGGTTGCGTTGAACAGTGCAAGCCAAACCAGTAATTCGGTAACGGGTGGTGGATTTTTGGCAAACATTCCCTTAAGCATTAATAGTGGGGTTGCGACCGGAAAGTCGGGAACGGTTACTCTGGAAGAATTGACCATTTTGGACAAAGCCTTTGCGGCCACGACCATAAATCCGGCAATCAGCGGGACAGTGAAAGTAAATGGTGCTCCTACCCAGACCTCGATCACGAGTCCTGCGAATGGCGCTCAAGTAACGGTAGCAGGTCAGCCAACCGACACAATTTCGCCAACATGGTCTGCTTCTACGGATCCAGATGGAAAAGCCGTTTCTTATACTTGGCAACTGGCTACCGATGCAGCATTTACGACCATCTTAAATTCGGCAACTACAGCAGACACCAAAGTAACCCTTACCTTTAAGCAAGTGGATGATATCCTCGCTGCTGCTGGGGTGGCAAAGGGTGGAAAAGTAACAGTTTACCATCGTGCTAATGCCTCGGATGGGGTAAATACCACGCTGGGTACTGCTGCAACGGTTGAACTTACTCGTGGCGTTGTGAATGCGCGTCCATCTGCAATTGCTGGTCTTATTCCAACGAATGATGCCACTGTTGTAGTGGAAGGTGCTCCAACCAGTACCCTTACTGTTTCGTGGAATGCTGCAACGGATGCAGAAAATGACCCTTTAAAATATACATGGCAACTTTCTACGGATCCGACCTTTCCGTTAGGTAGTGCTACGTATGTAAAAGATGCTGCTTCAGCGACGAGTTTTTCCATCACCACTGGTGATTTGAATGCGTTGTTGAAAAACACTTTTAAAATTGCTGGTGGTGCTACCGCAACGTTCTACCACCGTGTATTAGTAAACGATGGGGTGAATTCTGCAGTGGCCAGCAATTCAAATAAAGTTAATTTCAAACGCGGCCCAGTAACGGCAACTGAAGGTGAAGTGGAACTTCCTGCTGAATTCGCCGTTAAAGGCAACTACCCGAACCCGTTTAATCCTTCTACCAAGATCAGTTTTGATTTACCCGGTAATGCCTTAGTGGGTATTCAGGTATATGACATTCAGGGGCGTCTGGTCATGGAAATGCCTAAAATGGCCTTCCAAGGTGGTGCAAATCAAACCATGAACGTCAATGCTGCATCTTTGCAATCAGGAACTTATCTCTACCGTGTGACAGCCGAATTAACCACTGGCAAAGTTACACAAATGGGCCGGATGACCCTATTGAAGTAA